The following are encoded together in the Nocardioides okcheonensis genome:
- the glpX gene encoding class II fructose-bisphosphatase yields MRAMSASAPKPDRNLALELVRVTEAAAMAAGRWVGRGDKNDADGVAVEAMREMISTIGMRGVVVIGEGEKDNAPMLFNGEEVGDGTGPECDVAVDPIDGTTLTAKGMNNAIAVLAVSPRGTMYDPSAVFYMDKLVTGPEAADRVDIRLPVKENIARVAKAKGISVHDVSVVLLDRPRHARLVEDIRETGARIKYITDGDVAGAIMAARPDTGIDLMLGVGGTPEGIIAACAMKCLGGKIQGKLWPQDDDERQRALDAGHDLDADFVLETDDLVTGDDAFFVATGITDGELMRGVRYRGEGVTTHSLVMRSRSGTVRSITAEHRLSKLRDLSAIDFDS; encoded by the coding sequence ATGCGCGCCATGAGCGCCAGCGCCCCGAAGCCCGACCGCAACCTCGCCCTCGAGCTGGTGCGGGTCACCGAGGCGGCCGCCATGGCCGCCGGTCGCTGGGTGGGACGCGGCGACAAGAACGACGCCGACGGGGTCGCCGTCGAGGCGATGCGCGAGATGATCTCCACGATCGGCATGCGCGGCGTCGTGGTGATCGGCGAGGGCGAGAAGGACAACGCCCCCATGCTCTTCAACGGCGAGGAGGTCGGCGACGGCACCGGCCCCGAGTGCGACGTCGCGGTCGACCCGATCGACGGGACGACGCTGACCGCCAAGGGCATGAACAACGCCATCGCGGTGCTCGCGGTGTCGCCGCGCGGCACGATGTACGACCCCAGCGCGGTGTTCTACATGGACAAGCTGGTCACCGGCCCCGAGGCCGCCGACCGCGTCGACATCCGGCTGCCGGTGAAGGAGAACATCGCCCGCGTCGCGAAGGCCAAGGGCATCTCGGTGCACGACGTGAGCGTCGTGCTGCTCGACCGGCCGCGCCACGCGCGTCTCGTCGAGGACATCCGGGAGACCGGTGCCCGCATCAAGTACATCACCGACGGCGACGTGGCCGGCGCGATCATGGCCGCCCGTCCCGACACCGGCATCGACCTGATGCTCGGCGTCGGCGGCACGCCCGAGGGGATCATCGCGGCGTGCGCGATGAAGTGCCTCGGCGGCAAGATCCAGGGGAAGCTGTGGCCCCAGGACGACGACGAGCGGCAGCGCGCGCTCGACGCGGGCCACGACCTCGACGCCGACTTCGTGCTCGAGACCGACGACCTGGTCACCGGCGACGACGCCTTCTTCGTCGCCACCGGCATCACCGACGGCGAGCTGATGCGCGGCGTGCGCTACCGCGGCGAGGGCGTCACCACGCACTCGCTGGTGATGCGCTCGCGCAGCGGCACGGTCCGCTCGATCACCGCCGAGCACCGGCTCTCGAAGCTACGCGATCTCTCCGCGATCGACTTCGACAGCTGA
- a CDS encoding esterase/lipase family protein, with amino-acid sequence MTQRTVAPFLTPEGFAQPSVGAVLREGSALLEGGRYAVHAWSSRGSWRRTPLGSAPVRVGEPVLLVPGFLAGDSSLAPMSRALRHLGFRTYRADIRANVGCTLAAAAQLEERLEELAQRRGTRARVVGHSLGGMLARGVAARRPDLVAGIVTMGSPVLAPGAHHASLTRSVDLLVRLNRAGMRNLMAADCVAGRCAQESFDQARLPLPDGVDFTALYSRRDGIVDWRACIDPAARAVEVRSSHVGMAFDPTVIALVAAALRPATASAVEVDRGEIA; translated from the coding sequence GTGACCCAGCGCACAGTCGCGCCGTTCCTCACCCCGGAGGGCTTCGCCCAGCCGTCGGTGGGCGCCGTGCTGCGCGAGGGATCGGCGCTGCTCGAGGGCGGCCGGTACGCCGTGCACGCCTGGTCGTCGCGCGGGTCGTGGCGGCGTACGCCGCTGGGCTCCGCACCCGTCCGGGTGGGGGAGCCGGTGCTGCTGGTGCCGGGGTTCCTCGCCGGCGACTCGTCGCTGGCCCCGATGAGCCGCGCCCTGCGCCACCTCGGCTTCCGGACCTACCGCGCCGACATCCGCGCCAACGTGGGCTGCACGCTCGCCGCCGCCGCCCAGCTGGAGGAGCGCCTCGAGGAGCTCGCCCAGCGCCGCGGCACCCGCGCCCGCGTCGTCGGCCACAGCCTCGGCGGGATGCTCGCTCGCGGCGTCGCCGCGCGCCGGCCCGACCTGGTGGCCGGCATCGTGACCATGGGCAGCCCGGTGCTGGCGCCGGGGGCGCACCACGCGTCGCTCACCCGCAGCGTCGACCTGCTGGTGCGGCTCAACCGGGCCGGGATGCGCAACCTGATGGCCGCCGACTGCGTGGCGGGCCGGTGCGCGCAGGAGAGCTTCGACCAGGCGCGCCTCCCGCTGCCGGACGGCGTCGACTTCACGGCGCTCTACTCGCGCCGCGACGGCATCGTCGACTGGCGCGCGTGCATCGACCCGGCCGCCCGGGCGGTCGAGGTGCGCTCCTCGCACGTCGGGATGGCGTTCGACCCCACGGTCATAGCGCTCGTGGCCGCGGCGCTGCGGCCCGCGACGGCCTCAGCTGTCGAAGTCGATCGCGGAGAGATCGCGTAG
- a CDS encoding alpha/beta fold hydrolase has product MAPARRTSSEAPVVSDELLAPVGNDVELCYQTFGAPDGEPLLLVMGLSGPMTWWDRTFCERLAEAGFHVVRYDNRDTGHSSRVRARVKRGHLVRAFAGRRVRPPYTMGDLAGDAVALLDHLGLDSAHVVGVSMGGMIAQTVAVEHPTRVRSLTSISSTTGRRSVGWQHPALLPRLIAPRKAGREAYVESSVAMWSLIGSAGYPNDPEALRTRAGETFDRGVSASGAVRQMLAILTQPDRTPRLRSLRVPALVIHGTADKMVHVSGGRSTAAAIPGAELLLVEEMGHDLPAELFGTFVEAIARTADRATD; this is encoded by the coding sequence ATGGCTCCCGCACGTCGCACCTCCTCCGAGGCCCCGGTCGTCTCCGACGAGCTGCTCGCTCCGGTCGGCAACGACGTCGAGCTCTGCTACCAGACCTTCGGTGCCCCCGACGGGGAGCCGCTGCTCCTCGTAATGGGGCTCAGCGGCCCGATGACGTGGTGGGACCGCACCTTCTGCGAGCGGCTCGCGGAGGCCGGCTTCCACGTCGTGCGCTACGACAACCGCGACACCGGGCACTCGTCGCGCGTGCGCGCCCGCGTGAAGCGCGGCCACCTGGTGCGGGCGTTCGCCGGTCGCCGGGTCCGCCCGCCCTACACGATGGGCGACCTGGCCGGCGACGCCGTCGCCCTGCTCGACCACCTCGGACTCGACTCCGCGCACGTCGTCGGCGTCTCCATGGGCGGCATGATCGCCCAGACCGTGGCCGTCGAGCACCCCACGCGGGTGCGGTCGCTGACCAGCATCAGCTCGACGACCGGCCGGCGCAGCGTCGGCTGGCAGCACCCGGCGCTCCTCCCCCGGCTGATCGCGCCGCGGAAGGCGGGGCGGGAGGCCTACGTCGAGAGCAGCGTCGCCATGTGGTCGCTGATCGGCTCGGCCGGCTACCCCAACGACCCCGAGGCGCTGCGCACCCGCGCGGGCGAGACGTTCGACCGGGGCGTGAGCGCCAGCGGCGCGGTGCGCCAGATGCTCGCCATCCTGACCCAGCCCGACCGCACGCCGCGGCTGCGCAGCCTGCGGGTGCCGGCGCTCGTCATCCACGGCACCGCCGACAAGATGGTGCACGTCAGCGGCGGTCGCTCGACCGCGGCGGCGATCCCCGGCGCCGAGCTGCTGCTCGTCGAGGAGATGGGCCACGACCTGCCGGCCGAGCTGTTCGGCACGTTCGTCGAGGCGATCGCCCGCACGGCGGACCGGGCCACCGACTGA
- the galK gene encoding galactokinase translates to MTRFFAPGRINLIGEHTDYNDGFVLPVALVQGCTATVEDAASGWAVTSAQTSDEVVVERGGLAGRDGVAEWATYVLGALWLLHDDGVDVPPLRIAVDSDVPTGAGLSSSAALVCSVVSALDAHLGLDLGPAGLLALSRRVENDAVGAPTGGMDQLVSLRGEAGHALFCDMRDLTSQAVPFDPAASGLALLVVDTRAPHRLVDGEYAARRSGCEEAAKRLGVPALRDVTADGLDDALAELNDDELRRYTRHVVTEDDRVLAVVDLLRAGRLDEIGPLLTASHVSMRDDFRITVPEVDLAVDALHEAGAIGARMTGGGFGGCVIGLVPVDELDAAQDAVRRAFADAGFGEPSLFTATAEAGARRL, encoded by the coding sequence GTGACGCGTTTCTTCGCGCCCGGACGCATCAACCTGATCGGTGAGCACACCGACTACAACGACGGTTTCGTGCTCCCTGTCGCGCTCGTGCAGGGGTGCACCGCGACGGTCGAGGACGCCGCCTCGGGGTGGGCCGTGACGTCGGCCCAGACCTCCGACGAGGTGGTCGTCGAGCGCGGCGGGCTCGCCGGTCGCGACGGCGTCGCCGAGTGGGCGACGTACGTCCTCGGTGCCCTGTGGCTGCTCCACGACGACGGCGTCGACGTGCCCCCGCTGCGGATCGCCGTCGACTCCGACGTGCCCACCGGCGCCGGCCTGTCGTCGTCGGCCGCGCTGGTCTGCTCGGTCGTCTCCGCCCTCGACGCCCACCTCGGCCTCGACCTCGGTCCGGCCGGGCTGCTGGCGCTGAGCCGCCGGGTCGAGAACGACGCCGTCGGCGCGCCGACGGGCGGGATGGACCAGCTGGTCAGCCTCCGCGGGGAGGCCGGCCACGCGCTTTTCTGCGACATGCGCGACCTCACCTCGCAGGCCGTCCCCTTCGACCCCGCCGCGTCGGGGCTCGCGCTGCTGGTCGTCGACACCCGCGCGCCGCACCGCCTGGTCGACGGCGAGTACGCCGCGCGCCGCAGCGGCTGCGAGGAGGCGGCGAAGCGGCTCGGCGTGCCGGCGCTGCGCGACGTCACCGCCGACGGCCTCGACGACGCCCTCGCCGAGCTCAACGACGACGAGCTGCGTCGCTACACCCGCCACGTCGTCACCGAGGACGACCGCGTGCTCGCGGTCGTCGACCTGCTCCGCGCCGGTCGCCTCGACGAGATCGGTCCGCTGTTGACCGCCTCCCACGTCTCGATGCGCGACGACTTCCGGATCACCGTGCCCGAGGTCGACCTCGCGGTCGACGCGCTGCACGAGGCGGGCGCGATCGGCGCCCGGATGACCGGCGGCGGGTTCGGCGGCTGCGTCATCGGTCTGGTGCCGGTCGACGAGCTCGACGCCGCGCAGGACGCCGTGCGCCGGGCCTTCGCCGACGCGGGCTTCGGCGAGCCGTCCCTGTTCACCGCCACCGCCGAGGCGGGCGCCCGCCGGCTGTGA
- a CDS encoding extracellular solute-binding protein produces the protein MALASSLLAACGGGSGTPQLNWYVNPDGVDTFRTYADECSTDQYDIAVQQLPASATDQRTQLARRLAAEDSSTDIMNLDPVFVAEFANAGWLQEVPEEVASKITEGDDYLEGAADTVVWDDGVFAIPLWANTQVLWYRKSLAEAAGLDMSQPVTWDQVIDAAADQGGTVGVQANRYEAYVVWINALVQGAGGDIVSDTEAGRDAKVDLDSDAGRAAAAVIQKLADSDARQADFTVSNEGTSLGQMFPAEGPGEFMTNWTFVYANYKGLVGKPGGPADEQQFEDLGWARYPQTVQGETSKPPIGGIDIGVGAYSEHPDWAMEAAQCITSTKAQVDLAVNDGLMPSTNSAYDEVAASGEFPEDLLDLYRTSVDEGGPRPKSPFYSQISSAVQSVWHSPTSVDPDSTPKESAQFLTDVLAGRRLL, from the coding sequence ATGGCCCTGGCCAGCAGCCTGCTGGCCGCGTGCGGCGGCGGCAGCGGCACGCCGCAGCTGAACTGGTACGTCAACCCGGACGGCGTCGACACCTTCCGGACCTACGCCGACGAGTGCAGCACCGACCAGTACGACATCGCGGTGCAGCAGCTGCCGGCGAGCGCCACCGACCAGCGCACCCAGCTGGCGCGGCGCCTCGCCGCGGAGGACTCCTCCACCGACATCATGAACCTCGACCCGGTGTTCGTGGCCGAGTTCGCCAACGCCGGCTGGCTGCAGGAGGTGCCCGAGGAGGTCGCCTCGAAGATCACCGAGGGCGACGACTACCTCGAGGGCGCCGCCGACACGGTCGTGTGGGACGACGGCGTCTTCGCCATCCCGCTCTGGGCCAACACGCAGGTCCTCTGGTACCGCAAGTCGCTCGCCGAGGCGGCCGGGCTCGACATGAGCCAGCCGGTCACCTGGGACCAGGTGATCGACGCCGCCGCGGACCAGGGCGGCACCGTCGGCGTCCAGGCCAACCGCTACGAGGCCTACGTGGTGTGGATCAACGCGCTCGTGCAGGGCGCTGGGGGCGACATCGTCAGCGACACCGAGGCTGGGCGCGACGCGAAGGTCGACCTCGACTCCGACGCCGGCCGCGCGGCCGCCGCGGTCATCCAGAAGCTCGCCGACAGCGACGCCCGCCAGGCCGACTTCACGGTCTCCAACGAGGGCACCAGCCTCGGCCAGATGTTCCCGGCCGAGGGCCCGGGCGAGTTCATGACCAACTGGACGTTCGTCTACGCCAACTACAAGGGGCTGGTCGGCAAGCCCGGCGGTCCGGCGGACGAGCAGCAGTTCGAGGACCTCGGCTGGGCGCGCTACCCGCAGACGGTCCAGGGCGAGACCTCCAAGCCGCCGATCGGCGGCATCGACATCGGCGTCGGCGCCTACTCCGAGCACCCCGACTGGGCGATGGAGGCGGCGCAGTGCATCACCTCCACGAAGGCCCAGGTCGACCTCGCGGTCAACGACGGGCTGATGCCCTCGACCAACTCCGCCTACGACGAGGTCGCCGCGAGCGGTGAGTTCCCCGAGGACCTCCTCGACCTCTACCGCACCAGCGTCGACGAGGGCGGGCCGCGGCCCAAGAGCCCGTTCTACAGCCAGATCTCCAGCGCCGTGCAGTCGGTCTGGCACTCCCCCACGTCGGTCGACCCCGACTCGACGCCGAAGGAGTCGGCGCAGTTCCTGACCGACGTCCTGGCCGGAAGGAGGCTCCTGTGA
- a CDS encoding carbohydrate ABC transporter permease, with protein sequence MTSATVAPDTERTRRRKRPEASDRARAENSLGMRLVAPAIFLMLLVTAFPMLRALYLSLFNYSLTAPEERDFVGLSNYATALTDSLFWRDTLNTVLIMVVTVAVELVIGFVFAMVMHRVIFARGVIRTSILIPYGIITVVSGFAWQFAFSNNNGFVNGWLPLIGDDFNWFGQYGSSIVAIMVSEIWKTTPFMSLLLLAGLAQVSEDMLEAAKVDGATWWQRLWKVILPNMRSAIMVAVLFRALDAYRIFDNIFVMTAGANGTESVSFLTYRQVIEQFQLGIGSALSVLLFLSVLLIAFLIVKIFRVDLAAARQEG encoded by the coding sequence GTGACGAGCGCGACCGTGGCACCCGACACCGAGCGGACGCGGCGTCGCAAGCGGCCCGAGGCCAGCGACCGCGCCCGTGCCGAGAACAGCCTGGGCATGCGGCTGGTCGCCCCCGCGATCTTCCTCATGCTGCTGGTGACCGCGTTCCCGATGCTGCGGGCGCTCTACCTCAGCCTGTTCAACTACAGCCTGACCGCCCCCGAGGAGCGCGACTTCGTCGGGCTCTCCAACTACGCCACGGCGCTGACCGACAGCCTGTTCTGGCGCGACACCCTCAACACGGTGCTGATCATGGTCGTCACCGTCGCGGTGGAGCTCGTGATCGGCTTCGTCTTCGCGATGGTGATGCACCGCGTGATCTTCGCCCGCGGCGTGATCCGCACCTCGATCCTGATCCCCTACGGCATCATCACCGTGGTCTCGGGCTTCGCCTGGCAGTTCGCCTTCAGCAACAACAACGGCTTCGTCAACGGCTGGCTGCCGTTGATCGGCGACGACTTCAACTGGTTCGGCCAGTACGGCAGCAGCATCGTCGCGATCATGGTCTCCGAGATCTGGAAGACCACGCCGTTCATGTCGCTGCTGCTGCTGGCGGGCCTGGCGCAGGTGTCGGAGGACATGCTCGAGGCCGCCAAGGTCGACGGCGCCACGTGGTGGCAGCGGCTGTGGAAGGTGATCCTGCCCAACATGCGCTCGGCGATCATGGTCGCGGTGCTGTTCCGCGCGCTCGACGCCTACCGCATCTTCGACAACATCTTCGTGATGACGGCGGGTGCCAACGGCACCGAGTCCGTGTCGTTCCTGACCTACCGGCAGGTGATCGAGCAGTTCCAGCTCGGCATCGGGTCGGCGCTGTCGGTGCTGCTGTTCCTGTCGGTGCTGCTGATCGCCTTCCTGATCGTGAAGATCTTCCGCGTCGACCTGGCCGCGGCCCGGCAGGAGGGATGA
- a CDS encoding carbohydrate ABC transporter permease, protein MSTKNKIGVVVGAVLILVWCLLPVAWIISLSFKSQDAITNGSPGFLPSEGGGAGWQNYSDVLADEQFRRAIFNSIGISLIATVLSVIIATLAAYAIARLEFTGKKFVLTLALVIAMFPVVSLVGPLFDMWRTFGIYDTWPGLIIPYMSFTLPLAIWTLSAFFREIPWEMEQAAQVDGATSWQAFRKVIVPLAAPGVFTAAILTFFFAWNDFVFGISLTSTENARPIPAALSFFVGADPFNRPASLLAAGAVVSTIPIIVIVLLFQRKIVAGLTSGAVKG, encoded by the coding sequence ATGAGCACCAAGAACAAGATCGGCGTCGTCGTCGGCGCCGTCCTCATCCTCGTGTGGTGCCTGCTCCCGGTGGCGTGGATCATCTCGCTGTCGTTCAAGAGCCAGGACGCGATCACCAACGGCAGCCCGGGCTTCCTGCCCTCCGAGGGCGGTGGCGCGGGGTGGCAGAACTACTCCGACGTGCTGGCCGACGAGCAGTTCCGCCGGGCCATCTTCAACTCGATCGGCATCTCGCTCATCGCGACCGTGCTGTCGGTCATCATCGCGACCCTGGCGGCCTACGCCATCGCGCGCCTGGAGTTCACCGGCAAGAAGTTCGTGCTCACCCTCGCGCTGGTGATCGCGATGTTCCCGGTGGTCTCGCTGGTGGGCCCGCTGTTCGACATGTGGCGCACCTTCGGGATCTACGACACCTGGCCCGGCCTGATCATCCCCTACATGTCGTTCACGCTGCCGCTGGCGATCTGGACCCTGTCGGCCTTCTTCCGCGAGATCCCGTGGGAGATGGAGCAGGCCGCCCAGGTCGACGGCGCGACGTCGTGGCAGGCGTTCCGCAAGGTGATCGTGCCGCTCGCGGCACCCGGCGTGTTCACCGCGGCGATCCTGACGTTCTTCTTCGCCTGGAACGACTTCGTCTTCGGCATCTCGCTCACCTCGACGGAGAACGCCCGACCGATCCCGGCCGCGCTGTCCTTCTTCGTCGGCGCCGACCCGTTCAACCGGCCGGCGTCGCTGCTGGCCGCCGGAGCCGTCGTCTCGACGATTCCGATCATCGTCATCGTCCTGCTGTTCCAGCGCAAGATCGTCGCCGGCCTCACCTCCGGCGCAGTGAAGGGGTGA